In Gigantopelta aegis isolate Gae_Host chromosome 6, Gae_host_genome, whole genome shotgun sequence, the following are encoded in one genomic region:
- the LOC121375212 gene encoding uncharacterized protein LOC121375212 isoform X2 → MTSHPTCAAVYAGQRLRCVNISKIVRCVFIVALLMHSCVAYPRIEEQRGDTPGAVYFRTRFCKPLSEEDLERLMGSAYDRSRMTNNEEEAKRSFVKDDSDIDSDRLSHRDADSSLQGDDPNAGYVDSYGEHDDGYPPDHSRGKQFDRDFHSDSFHSKYQTNRKKYQFMRKKRDVLDDDSLLHLKLLLSEGRSRKKLRKQLKKKLKQEIRKSNILNKKPPWECEMNEAFVKKEGFFPRYVRSGRCKTDKCFYKLYNCEPQLYGIKLLQRDPHQCNPVPTIGSNTTYEEKWIFIKHTVTVGCNCVRKEKPKRRRRH, encoded by the coding sequence GTGAATATATCAAAGATTGTACGTTGTGTGTTCATTGTGGCATTGCTCATGCATTCGTGTGTAGCCTACCCACGGATAGAAGAACAGAGGGGTGACACCCCGGGGGCCGTGTACTTCAGGACAAGGTTCTGCAAGCCTCTCAGTGAGGAGGATCTCGAGAGACTTATGGGTTCCGCCTACGACAGGTCCCGGATGACCAACAACGAGGAGGAAGCCAAGAGGAGTTTCGTAAAGGACGACTCGGACATTGACTCGGACCGACTGTCCCACAGAGATGCGGACAGTAGTTTACAGGGAGACGATCCGAACGCGGGGTATGTAGATAGCTACGGGGAACACGACGATGGATATCCTCCTGACCATTCCCGGGGAAAACAATTTGACAGAGACTTCCATTCGGATTCGTTCCATAGTAAATATCAGactaacagaaaaaaatatcagTTCATGAGGAAGAAACGAGACGTTCTGGACGATGATAGCTTATTGCATCTCAAACTCTTACTCAGCGAGGGCAGGAGTAGAAAGAAACTTAGAAAACAGTTAAAGAAAAAACTCAAGCAGGAAATTAgaaaatcaaacattttaaataaaaagcctCCGTGGGAGTGCGAGATGAATGAAGCGTTCGTAAAGAAAGAAGGCTTCTTTCCTCGCTATGTGCGGAGCGGTAGGTGCAAGACGgacaaatgtttttacaagCTATACAACTGTGAACCACAATTATACGGAATTAAACTCTTGCAAAGGGACCCACATCAGTGCAACCCAGTTCCCACGATAGGGTCAAACACCACATACGAAGAGAAATGGATCTTCATAAAACATACTGTGACCGTCGGCTGTAACTGTGTTCGCAAAGAGAAGCCAAAACGACGGCGTAGACATTAG